A stretch of Brassica napus cultivar Da-Ae chromosome C6, Da-Ae, whole genome shotgun sequence DNA encodes these proteins:
- the LOC106397816 gene encoding myrosinase-like — MKLRGLLLIIFLLAVVSCKANGEITCEENEPFTCNNTARLNSKGFPKDFIFGVASSAYQIEGGRGRGLNVWDGFTHRYPEKGGPDLGNGDTTCESYTKWQKDIDIMDEMNATGYRFSFAWSRIIPEGKVSRGVNKGGLNYYHKLIDGLIAKNITPFVTLYHWDIPQTLQDEYQGFLNRQVIDDFRDYADLCFKEFGGKVKNWLTLNQLYTVPTRGYSTGADAPGRCSPKVDERCYGGNSSTEPYIVAHNQLLAHAAVVNLYRTKYRFQRGIIGPVMITRWFLPFNETDRASIDATERMKEFFFGWYMEPLTRGRYPDIMRRMVGSRLPNFTEAEARLVAGSYDFLGLNYYVGQYVQPAPNPLPVTSERYTAMMDPGTRLTSVNARGEKIGPLFEDFQGSRIYYYPKGIYYVMDHFRTRYRNPLIYITENGFTTPASENRPEAVADSKRIDYLCSHLCFLRKVIREKRVNIKGYFAWSLGDNYEFAKGFAVRFGLTYVNWTDVSDRNLKDSGRWYQRFINVTSKNTANEDFLRSSLSFKNKILKTLADA; from the exons ATGAAACTTCGTGGACTCCTCTTGATCATTTTTCTATTAGCTGTGGTAAGTTGCAAAGCTAATGGGGAAATTACTTGCGAAGAGAACGAGCCATTCACATGTAATAACACTGCTCGTTTAAACAGTAAAGGCTTCCCAAAAGACTTCATCTTCGGCGTTGCATCGTCTGCTTACCAG ATCGAAGGTGGCAGAGGACGTGGTCTTAACGTGTGGGATGGCTTCACTCACCGATACCCAG AGAAAGGAGGGCCCGATCTTGGGAATGGAGATACTACTTGCGAGTCATATACGAAATGGCAG AAAGATATAGACATTATGGACGAAATGAATGCTACTGGCTACAGATTCTCCTTTGCATGGTCAAGAATCATTCCAG AAGGAAAGGTGAGTAGGGGAGTGAACAAAGGAGGGCTTAACTACTACCACAAACTCATAGATGGCCTCATCGCGAAGAATATCACGCCTTTCGTTACCCTTTACCATTGGGACATTCCTCAAACACTGCAAGATGAATATCAAGGTTTCTTGAACCGCCAAGTCAT AGATGATTTTAGAGATTATGCGGATCTATGTTTCAAAGAATTTGGTGGAAAGGTGAAGAACTGGCTCACTCTCAACCAGCTGTACACAGTGCCTACGAGAGGCTATTCAACAGGAGCAGATGCACCCGGTCGATGTTCTCCCAAGGTTGATGAAAGATGTTACGGCGGAAACTCTTCAACAGAACCTTATATAGTTGCACATAACCAGCTTCTTGCTCATGCCGCGGTTGTCAATCTTTACAGAACAAAATATAGG TTCCAAAGAGGGATAATCGGACCCGTGATGATAACTAGATGGTTTCTTCCATTTAATGAGACTGATAGAGCCAGCATAGATGCAACTGAGAGGATGAAAGAATTCTTCTTTGGATG GTATATGGAGCCGCTAACAAGAGGTAGATACCCAGACATCATGAGGCGAATGGTAGGTAGTCGGCTTCCCAACTTCACTGAAGCAGAAGCCAGACTTGTTGCGGGTTCATATGATTTTCTTGGTCTAAACTATTATGTCGGTCAGTACGTACAGCCAGCTCCGAACCCACTCCCCGTTACATCGGAAAGATACACTGCCATGATGGACCCAGGGACAAGGCTCACAT CTGTAAATGCACGTGGTGAAAAAATTGGTCCACTG TTTGAAGACTTTCAAGGCAGCAGAATCTATTACTACCCAAAAGGCATTTATTACGTTATGGACCACTTTAGAACCAGATACCGTAACCCTTTAATCTATATCACCGAAAACG GATTTACTACCCCCGCTTCTGAAAACCGTCCGGAGGCTGTCGCAGATTCCAAGCGGATTGATTATCTCTGCAGTCACCTATGTTTTCTCCGTAAGGTCATTAG gGAGAAGCGTGTCAACATAAAAGGATACTTTGCATGGTCTCTTGGAGATAATTATGAATTTGCCAAAGGCTTTGCCGTCAGATTCGGACTCACTTACGTTAATTGGACAGACGTTAGTGATAGAAACCTCAAAGATTCTGGCAGATGGTACCAGAGGTTCATCAACGTTACCTCCAAGAACACTGCAAACGAAGATTTCCTACGTTCAAGCCTCTCCTTCAAGAACAAGATTTTGAAGACGCTCGCAGATGCATGA
- the LOC106399789 gene encoding uncharacterized protein LOC106399789 — MEETGRKGVTFPGFEMSVHNDDCVFRRSLSCRLQRRAPCPLLLPPRPPPSAVAPSASASELCQNGTDPIPLLSPLVLPSMLQPNPTTTSR; from the coding sequence ATGGAGGAAACAGGGCGTAAAGGAGTTACATTTCCAGGTTTTGAGATGAGTGTTCACAACGACGACTGTGTATTCCGGCGATCTTTAAGCTGCCGTCTTCAGAGACGAGCTCCTTGTCCTCTCTTATTACCACCAAGACCTCCTCCTTCCGCCGTAGCTCCTTCGGCGTCTGCGTCTGAGCTCTGTCAAAACGGCACAGATCCAATCCCTCTATTGTCCCCACTTGTTCTTCCTTCCATGCTTCAACCTAATCCCACCACGACCTCTCGTTGA
- the LOC106399896 gene encoding floral homeotic protein APETALA 1 A, with protein MGRGRVQLKRIENKINRQVTFSKRRAGLMKKAHEISVLCDAEVALVVFSHKGKLFEYSTDSCMEKILERYERYSYAERQLIAPESDSNTNWSMEYNRLKAKIELLERNQRHYLGEDLQAMSPKELQNLEQQLDTALKHIRSRKNQLMYDSINELQRKEKSIQEQNSMLSKQIKERENVLRAQQEQWDEQNHGHNMPPPPPPQQHQIQHPYMLSHQPSPFLNMGGLYQEEDQMAMRRNDLDLSLEPVYNCNLGCFAA; from the exons ATGGGAAGGGGTAGGGTTCAGTTGAAGAGGATAGAAAACAAGATCAATAGACAAGTGACATTCTCGAAAAGAAGAGCTGGTCTTATGAAGAAAGCTCATGAGATCTCTGTTCTGTGTGATGCTGAAGTTGCGCTTGTTGTCTTCTCCCATAAGGGGAAACTCTTTGAATACTCCACTGATTCTTG TATGGAGAAGATACTTGAACGCTATGAGAGATACTCTTACGCCGAGAGACAGCTTATAGCACCTGAGTCCGACTCCAAT ACGAACTGGTCGATGGAGTATAATAGGCTTAAGGCTAAGATTGAGCTTTTGGAGAGAAACCAGAG GCACTATCTTGGGGAAGACTTGCAAGCAATGAGCCCTAAGGAACTCCAGAATCTAGAGCAACAGCTTGATACTGCTCTTAAGCACATCCGCTCTAGAAAA AACCAACTTATGTACGACTCCATCAATGAGCTCCAAAGAAAG GAGAAATCCATACAGGAACAAAACAGCATGCTTTCCAAGCAG ATTAAGGAGAGGGAAAACGTTCTTAGGGCGCAACAAGAGCAATGGGACGAGCAGAACCATGGCCATAATATGCCTCCGCCTCCACCCCCGCAGCAGCATCAAATCCAGCATCCTTACATGCTCTCTCATCAGCCATCTCCTTTTCTCAACATGGG GGGGCTGTATCAAGAAGAAGATCAAATGGCAATGAGGAGGAACGATCTCGATCTGTCTCTTGAACCCGTTTACAACTGCAACCTTGGCTGCTTTGCCGCATGA
- the LOC106400068 gene encoding E3 ubiquitin-protein ligase AIRP1-like, which translates to MGILLCCLRVPEQGNESRNVPRITAFSHPIMNNFPLKYEQLSRNLERREFSSVANREEDVCPTCFYEYAEDNPKTVLQCGHIFHLACIYEWMERSAACPFCSKTMLFMEDEITEQVD; encoded by the exons ATGGGTATTTTACTTTGCTGTCTTCGTGTTCCGGAGCAAGGTAATGAGTCTCGAAACGTACCCAGAATCACAGCCTTCAGCCACCCAATAATGAATAACTTTCCCCTCAAG TACGAGCAACTATCTCGAAACCTGGAAAGAAGGGAATTTTCCTCTGTCGCTAACAGAGAAGAAGACGTTTGTCCGACATGTTTCTATG AGTACGCTGAGGATAATCCgaaaacagttctacaatgtgGACATATCTTTCACCTTGCCTGCATCTATGAATGGATGGAGAGAAGTGCAGCTTGTCCCTTTTGTTCCAAG ACAATGCTTTTCATGGAGGATGAAATTACAGAGCAGGTGGACTAA